GCGAAAGGCCTTGCTTGGATGAAAGTAAACGATCGTGCTGCTGGTCTTGAAGGAGTTCAATCTCCTGTTGCTAAATTCCTAAACGCAGACGTTGTAAATGGTATTTTAGAACGCACAGAAGCTGAAAGTGGCGATATCATCCTATTTGGTGCAGATAAAGCAAACATTGTTTCTGAAGCCATGGGTGCATTACGTATCAAGCTTGGTGATGACTTAGAACTAACAGACAAAAAAGCATGGGCACCTCTTTGGGTTATTGATTTCCCAATGTTTGAAGAAGATGGCGAAGGTAACTTGCATGCAATGCACCACCCATTTACTTCTCCATTAGGCATGACAGCGGAAGAGCTTAAAGTAAACCCTGCTGCTGCAAACTCTGATGCTTACGATATGGTTATCAACGGCTATGAAGTTGGTGGTGGCTCTGTACGTATTCACAATGCTGAAATGCAAACTGCAGTATTCGGTATCCTAGGTATTGAAGCGAAAGAGCAACAAGAGAAATTTGGTTTCTTACTTGAAGCGCTTAAATACGGTACGCCGCCACACGCAGGTCTTGCTTTCGGTCTTGACCGTCTTGCAATGCTACTTTGCGGTACTGAAAACATTCGTGACGTTATTGCATTCCCTAAAACAACGGCTGCAGCATGTTTACTTACGAATGCTCCAAGCCCTGCGAATCCAGATTCTCTTGCAGAATTAGCGATTGCAGTAAAATTTGCTGAGAAAAAAGACGCTTAATTAATTAAAGTTTTCTTTTTATTAAAAAATGCCCGCCTTATGCGGGCATTTTTGTATATACTATAACTGTATAAATAATCAGTGGTTTAAATAATGCTATGTCTATAATTTTAGGAATTGATCCCGGCTCTCGTATTACCGGTTATGGCGTTATTCGTCAAAACGGCCGTCATTTGCAATATTTAGGGAGTGGTTGTATTCGGATGTCAGAAAAAGAACTTCCCGGTCGCTTAAAGCAGATCTATGCTGGCGTTTCTGAAATTATTACGCAGTTTCAACCAGATGTATTCGCGATCGAGCAAGTATTTATGTCAAAAAATGCGGATTCAGCACTTAAATTAGGACAAGCAAGAGGAAGTGCGATTGTTGCTGCCGTTAATGCAGACCTACCTGTATATGAATATGCTGCTCGTTTAATTAAACAAGCCGTAACGGGAACGGGTGCAGCCGATAAAGCTCAAGTTCAGCATATGGTTATGACGATGCTTAAATTACCAGCAAGACCACAAGCGGATGCCGCTGATGGTTTAGGGGTTGCAATTTGTCATGCGAATACGAATAAAACGTTAATCGCCTTAGCGGGGAAAGCGACAGGAGCAAGGCGAGGACGATATCGCTAGATAAAAGAGGGAATAAATTCTCATTTCTTTTACTGGATATCTATCCAGTTCTTTATTACTATCCTAACCAGTTAATTATTTTAAAGAGTATCTATTGTGATCGGACGCCTTCGTGGAAATCTATTAGAAAAACAACCACCAGAATTACTCATTGAAGTCAGTGGTATTGGTTATGAAGTTCAAATGCCAATGAGTTGTTTTTATGAATTACCACCGATTGGTACCGAAGCCATTATCTATATTCATTATGTAGTACGTGAAGATGCTCAATTACTTTACGGTTTTAATACTAAAAAAGAACGAGCGTTATTTAGAGAAGTGATCAAAGCTAACGGGGTGGGGCCAAAACTTGGTTTGGCGATACTGTCTGGCATGACTGCTTCTCAATTTGTTCAAAGTGTTGAGCGTGAAGATATTTCGACCTTAGTCAAATTACCAGGTGTTGGTAAAAAAACGGCAGAGCGTTTAGTCGTAGAGATGAAAGATCGCCTAAAAGGGTGGGGAGCGGGTGACTTATTTACTCCAGCAGACACTACGTCAATGGATGATGCTTCTGATTTGATTTCATCGCCTCAAAGCGCACAAGATGAAGCAGTCAGTGCGCTTATTTCTTTAGGCTATAAACCAGTGCAGGCGTCTAAAATGGTATCTCAAGTCGCAAAACCTGATATGACCAGTGAATCTCTAATTCGTGAATCATTGAAATCAATGATCTAACTTTATTTATCGCCTCTTTACTTACAGAATTTTTTGAGACCTTTTATGATTGAAGCCGATCGCCTTATTGCTGCTGATAACCCTGTTTTTCGTGACGAAGAAGTCATCGATCGTGCGATACGTCCAAAGAAACTGGAAGATTATCGCGGACAAGATCATGTTCGTAGCCAAATGGAAATTTTCATTAAGGCTGCGCAGATGAGACAAGAGCCACTTGATCATCTACTAATTTTTGGTCCTCCAGGATTAGGTAAGACAACGTTAGCTAATATTGTTGCCAATGAAATGGGAGTGAGTATCCGAACGACATCGGGTCCTGTTCTTGAGAAAGCGGGAGATTTAGCTGCGCTTCTTACTAATCTGGAAGAAAACGATATTTTATTTATCGATGAAATCCATCGATTAAGTCCTGTAGTAGAAGAGATACTGTATCCTGCGATGGAAGATTACCAATTAGATATTATGATTGGTGAAGGTCCTGCAGCTCGTTCAATCAAAATTGATTTGCCCCCATTTACATTAATTGGTGCAACCACCAGAGCCGGTTCTTTGACTTCTCCACTGCGTGACCGTTTTGGTATTGTTCAACGATTAGAATATTACAAAGTAGACGATTTGCAATATATCGTTCAACGTAGTGCGGATTGTTTGAATTTGTCCATGGAATCAGAGGGCGCATTGGAAGTGGCTCGACGTGCTCGTGGTACACCACGAATTGCCAACCGATTGTTACGTCGAGTTCGTGATTATGCAGATGTTATGAGTGACAGTCATATCTCACCAGACATAGCAGATAAGGCATTAAACATGTTAGATGTTGATGTGTGTGGGTTTGATTACATGGATAGAAAGTTATTATTGGCAATCATGGAGAAATTCAATGGTGGTCCAGTGGGTCTAGATAACGTAGCCGCTGCAATTGGTGAAGAAAAAGATACGATTGAAGATGTGATAGAACCTTATTTAATTCAACAAGGCTACCTTCAGAGAACACCAAGAGGGCGTATTGTGTCAGATCGAGCCTATCTTCATTTTGGTATTGATAGACCAGATAAATAGGTAATGGTTAAATATACACATATTGTCATAATCTATTCATATTGACGTGAAAAAAATGAAAGCGAGTGATCAAAATCACTCGTTTTTTCGTATAAGAAATGTGTAAAGTGTGAAAAACGAACGGTTATGTAAAAATATCTGTAATTAACTTTCAAATAAGGGACAAATCTTTTGAAAGATATCGTGTTTCCTATTAATATTAGCACGTTCTATATTAGGTTATGCTTAACATTAAGCTAACGTTTATTATACATTCGTGCAACACTTTATAGCTACTAATACAATTATAACTATTAGAGCTAAATAAAAAGTGCCACGTTCACCCAAAAGTGTGAAAGCACTGTGTCATTCAGCCTGACACAAAGGAGTTCTCATGATCACTGATGTAGTGGAGTTATCGCGGTTGCAGTTTGCAATGACAGCGATGTATCACTTCCTATTCGTTCCTCTGACTTTAGGTATGGCCTTTCTATTGGCTATCATGGAGTCGTTATATGTAATGACCAACAAACAAATCTACAAGGACATGACAAAGTTCTGGGGTAAGTTATTTGGTATTAACTTCGCATTAGGTGTAGCAACAGGCCTAACCATGGAGTTCCAGTTTGGTACAAACTGGTCTTACTATTCTCACTATGTTGGTGATATTTTCGGTGCGCCTCTTGCGATCGAAGCACTGATGGCTTTCATGCTTGAATCTACTTTTGTAGGACTATTTTTCTTTGGTTGGGATCGTTTATCAAAACGTCAGCATCTTACAGTAACGTGGTTAGTTGCTTTAGGTTCGAATTTCTCAGCGCTTTGGATTCTAGTAGCAAACGGTTGGATGCAAAACCCTGTCGGTGCTGAATTTAATTTTGAAACGATGCGTATGGAAATGGTTAGCTTCGCTGAAGTTGTACTAAACCCTGTCGCTCAAGTTAAATTCGTTCATACCGTTGCTTCTGGTTACACCGCTGGCGCAATGTTTGTTTTAGGTATTAGTTCATACTACCTACTAAAAGGTCGTGATGTTGCCTTTGCTCGTCGTTCATTCGCAATTGCTGCGTCTTTCGGCATGGCATCAATTTTATCTGTAATGGTACTTGGTGATGAATCTGGTTATGAATTGGGTGAAGTTCAACAAGTTAAGCTAGCAGCGATTGAAGCTGAATGGCATACAGAAGAAGCACCTGCGGCTTTCACCGTATTTGGCTTACCAAATCAAGAAACGATGGAAACGGATTATGCAATTAAGATCCCTTATGTTATGGGTATTATTGCAACGCGTTCATTAGATAAGCAAGTCACTGGCTTACGCGATCTTAAAGCACAGCACGAAGTTCGTATTCGTAACGGTATGATCGCTTATGACCTTCTTGAAAAATTACGTAATGGTGATAAAACACCTGAAAATATAGCAGCATTTGATGATGTTAAGCATGACTTAGGTTATGGCTTATTGCTTAAGCGTTATACTGATAAAGTTGTTGATGCAACTGAAGATCAGATTAAAGCGGCAGCAGATGATTCTATTCCAAATGTTTTACCATTATTCTTCTCTTTCCGCATAATGGTTGCTTGTGGCGTAGCAATGCTACTTATTTTTGGCCTTGCGTTTTATCAAACGTGTCGTCAAAAAATTGGTCAAAAACCATGGTTACTTAAAGCGGCATTATTCGGTATGCCACTGCCGTGGATCGCAATTGAAGCGGGTTGGTTTGTTGCAGAATATGGTCGTCAGCCATGGGCAG
The Aliivibrio salmonicida LFI1238 genome window above contains:
- the ruvC gene encoding crossover junction endodeoxyribonuclease RuvC, translated to MSIILGIDPGSRITGYGVIRQNGRHLQYLGSGCIRMSEKELPGRLKQIYAGVSEIITQFQPDVFAIEQVFMSKNADSALKLGQARGSAIVAAVNADLPVYEYAARLIKQAVTGTGAADKAQVQHMVMTMLKLPARPQADAADGLGVAICHANTNKTLIALAGKATGARRGRYR
- the ruvA gene encoding Holliday junction branch migration protein RuvA — encoded protein: MIGRLRGNLLEKQPPELLIEVSGIGYEVQMPMSCFYELPPIGTEAIIYIHYVVREDAQLLYGFNTKKERALFREVIKANGVGPKLGLAILSGMTASQFVQSVEREDISTLVKLPGVGKKTAERLVVEMKDRLKGWGAGDLFTPADTTSMDDASDLISSPQSAQDEAVSALISLGYKPVQASKMVSQVAKPDMTSESLIRESLKSMI
- the ruvB gene encoding Holliday junction branch migration DNA helicase RuvB; this encodes MIEADRLIAADNPVFRDEEVIDRAIRPKKLEDYRGQDHVRSQMEIFIKAAQMRQEPLDHLLIFGPPGLGKTTLANIVANEMGVSIRTTSGPVLEKAGDLAALLTNLEENDILFIDEIHRLSPVVEEILYPAMEDYQLDIMIGEGPAARSIKIDLPPFTLIGATTRAGSLTSPLRDRFGIVQRLEYYKVDDLQYIVQRSADCLNLSMESEGALEVARRARGTPRIANRLLRRVRDYADVMSDSHISPDIADKALNMLDVDVCGFDYMDRKLLLAIMEKFNGGPVGLDNVAAAIGEEKDTIEDVIEPYLIQQGYLQRTPRGRIVSDRAYLHFGIDRPDK
- the cydA gene encoding cytochrome ubiquinol oxidase subunit I — protein: MTDVVELSRLQFAMTAMYHFLFVPLTLGMAFLLAIMESLYVMTNKQIYKDMTKFWGKLFGINFALGVATGLTMEFQFGTNWSYYSHYVGDIFGAPLAIEALMAFMLESTFVGLFFFGWDRLSKRQHLTVTWLVALGSNFSALWILVANGWMQNPVGAEFNFETMRMEMVSFAEVVLNPVAQVKFVHTVASGYTAGAMFVLGISSYYLLKGRDVAFARRSFAIAASFGMASILSVMVLGDESGYELGEVQQVKLAAIEAEWHTEEAPAAFTVFGLPNQETMETDYAIKIPYVMGIIATRSLDKQVTGLRDLKAQHEVRIRNGMIAYDLLEKLRNGDKTPENIAAFDDVKHDLGYGLLLKRYTDKVVDATEDQIKAAADDSIPNVLPLFFSFRIMVACGVAMLLIFGLAFYQTCRQKIGQKPWLLKAALFGMPLPWIAIEAGWFVAEYGRQPWAVGEILPVHVAASSLTVTEVLISIAAIISLYTIFLIAEVYLMVKFARKGPSSLKTGRYHFEQDGQGSEAKLTREVEA